A portion of the Cellulophaga algicola DSM 14237 genome contains these proteins:
- a CDS encoding DMT family transporter, with amino-acid sequence MFKNSSASRLGGVFAILGVILFSAKAVIVKLAYQYHIDYLTLLLFRMVFSLPFYLVIAFWKKPAHLEIIKKIDWFWLVFFGFIGYYLASLFDFIGLQYIKAGLERIILFIYPTIVVLISWVFFKKKLSRNQLIALIITYLGVIVAFWDEIGLKGEGTIFGGCLILFSAITYASYLVGSGWLIPKFGTLQFTSYAMIVSTIVVIIHFLIKGDYNFFDYPKEVYYLGLTMAIFCTLIPSFLVSAAIERLGASTFSIFGSLGPVATILLAFVFLDERVTFLQSIGMCVVLFGVTLVAFNKRKNSEV; translated from the coding sequence ATGTTCAAGAATTCATCGGCAAGTAGGTTAGGGGGTGTATTTGCAATTTTAGGAGTTATTCTATTTTCTGCTAAAGCAGTAATTGTAAAGCTTGCCTATCAATACCATATAGATTATCTAACACTATTACTTTTTAGAATGGTATTTTCATTACCATTCTATTTAGTTATAGCGTTTTGGAAAAAACCAGCACATCTAGAAATAATAAAGAAAATTGATTGGTTTTGGTTGGTTTTCTTCGGGTTTATAGGCTACTATTTGGCTAGTTTGTTTGATTTTATAGGTTTACAGTATATTAAAGCTGGTTTAGAACGAATTATACTTTTTATATACCCTACGATAGTTGTGCTTATTTCATGGGTGTTTTTTAAAAAGAAGTTAAGTAGAAACCAATTAATAGCACTTATAATCACGTATTTAGGGGTCATAGTCGCTTTCTGGGATGAAATAGGTCTAAAGGGAGAGGGAACAATTTTTGGCGGGTGTCTAATTTTGTTTAGCGCAATTACCTATGCATCCTATTTGGTAGGCAGCGGTTGGTTAATTCCAAAGTTTGGAACACTCCAATTTACTTCGTATGCAATGATTGTATCTACTATCGTTGTAATCATTCATTTTTTAATTAAAGGCGATTATAACTTTTTTGATTATCCTAAAGAAGTCTATTATTTAGGTTTAACAATGGCCATTTTTTGTACCTTAATTCCTTCTTTTTTGGTTTCGGCAGCAATTGAGCGTCTAGGGGCTTCAACATTTTCTATATTTGGAAGCTTAGGACCAGTAGCAACAATTTTGTTAGCTTTTGTTTTTTTAGATGAACGGGTTACTTTCTTACAGTCAATAGGTATGTGCGTAGTTCTTTTTGGTGTAACTTTGGTTGCCTTTAATAAACGTAAAAATAGCGAGGTTTAA
- the ychF gene encoding redox-regulated ATPase YchF, with translation MKAGIVGLPNVGKSTLFNCLSNAKAQSANFPFCTIEPNIGVVNVPDPRLQKLEELVDPERVLPATVDIVDIAGLVKGASKGEGLGNQFLGNIRETDAILHVLRCFDDDNIVHVDGSVDPIRDKETIDMELQLKDLETVDKKLEKVKRAAKTGNKEAQKEEAVLLAVKKGLEEGTSVRAIEIAKEDRKEFVHPLQFITDKPVMYVCNVNEESAVDGNAYVEKVKAAVAHENAEVIFLAVGTEADITELETYEERQMFLEDLGLSEPGSGKLIRGAYKLLNLETYFTAGVKEVRAWTIPVGATAPQAAGVIHTDFEKGFIRAEVIAYDDYVAHGSEAKVKEAGKMRVEGKEYIVKDGDVMHFRFNV, from the coding sequence ATGAAAGCAGGAATCGTAGGGTTACCAAACGTGGGGAAATCCACACTATTTAATTGTTTATCGAATGCAAAAGCACAAAGTGCTAATTTTCCATTTTGTACGATAGAACCAAATATAGGTGTGGTGAATGTTCCAGATCCTAGATTACAAAAATTAGAAGAATTAGTAGATCCAGAGCGTGTATTACCTGCTACTGTAGATATTGTAGATATTGCGGGTTTAGTTAAGGGAGCAAGTAAAGGAGAAGGTTTAGGAAATCAGTTTTTAGGGAATATCCGTGAAACAGATGCTATTTTGCATGTTTTACGTTGTTTTGATGATGATAATATTGTACATGTTGATGGTTCTGTAGATCCAATAAGGGATAAAGAAACGATTGACATGGAGTTGCAGTTGAAAGATTTGGAAACTGTAGATAAAAAACTTGAGAAAGTAAAAAGAGCTGCTAAAACAGGAAATAAAGAAGCGCAGAAAGAAGAAGCGGTTTTATTAGCCGTTAAAAAAGGGCTTGAGGAAGGTACTTCTGTTAGAGCAATTGAAATTGCAAAAGAAGATCGTAAAGAATTTGTTCATCCACTACAGTTTATTACAGATAAGCCGGTAATGTATGTTTGTAATGTAAATGAAGAAAGTGCTGTTGACGGAAATGCTTATGTTGAAAAAGTAAAAGCAGCGGTGGCCCATGAAAATGCAGAAGTAATTTTCTTAGCGGTAGGAACAGAAGCAGATATTACGGAACTAGAAACTTATGAAGAACGCCAGATGTTTTTAGAAGATTTAGGACTTTCAGAACCTGGTTCTGGTAAATTAATTAGAGGAGCTTATAAACTTCTAAATTTAGAAACTTATTTTACAGCAGGAGTTAAAGAGGTTCGGGCTTGGACTATTCCTGTAGGAGCTACTGCACCACAAGCGGCAGGAGTTATCCATACCGATTTTGAGAAAGGATTTATCCGTGCAGAAGTTATTGCATATGATGATTATGTAGCTCATGGTAGTGAAGCTAAAGTAAAAGAAGCGGGTAAGATGCGCGTAGAAGGTAAAGAGTACATTGTTAAAGATGGTGATGTAATGCACTTTAGATTTAACGTTTAA
- a CDS encoding RNA polymerase sigma factor — protein sequence MSINNEEIIWSLFLQGDTNAFSLLFKKYYSSLYNYGLKLCNNSCVTEDCLQTFFVYLHDNRKTIGDVKNVKSYLFISFRRALFTSLKKERNFTDFNSEKQNSNSFAFSPEELKIDQEISFAQTSSITLILNTLSPREREVIYLKYYGELSMSEIATTMDISYQSVLNTLQKAFSKIRKTIENNMLSAILKK from the coding sequence ATGTCTATAAATAACGAAGAAATCATATGGTCCTTATTTTTACAAGGGGATACTAATGCATTCTCTTTATTGTTTAAAAAATATTATTCCTCACTTTATAATTACGGATTAAAGCTTTGCAACAACTCTTGCGTTACTGAGGATTGTCTACAGACATTTTTTGTTTACCTCCATGATAATAGGAAAACTATAGGTGATGTAAAAAATGTTAAATCATATTTATTTATCTCTTTTAGAAGAGCTCTTTTTACTTCACTTAAAAAGGAACGAAATTTTACAGATTTTAATTCTGAGAAACAAAATTCTAATAGTTTTGCTTTTTCTCCAGAAGAATTAAAAATCGATCAAGAAATCTCCTTTGCGCAAACGAGTTCTATTACCTTAATATTAAACACCCTTTCGCCAAGAGAAAGAGAAGTTATCTATTTAAAATATTACGGTGAACTCTCCATGTCAGAAATTGCTACCACAATGGACATTTCTTACCAAAGTGTTCTAAACACGCTTCAAAAAGCTTTCTCGAAAATTAGAAAAACCATTGAAAACAATATGCTTTCTGCTATTTTGAAAAAATAA
- a CDS encoding FecR family protein yields the protein MEESKQHLLENLLEDTSFKNWVYKRNRNDVAFWNKWIDANSDYAEIVFTARDIILGINFKNNTLESDFIEDKLKDVLSKIDTSKPEFTIPTRKSKLPKYILAGVTFFIATLLLLFYNLKESNSYVVQKTGFGETINLKLSDGTTVVLNGNSELKYDEQNPRNVLLQGEAYFKVKSKPSTKAKFWVTTTDLKVEVFGTHFNVNTRDEKTKVLLDEGSIQLELKNGSKKKMNPGEIAIYSNKSDLFSHKKINSDMNYSFWREETFVFNNISLLEVMHYLENSYGVTTEFKTEKSKKIILTGGIPNGNLKICIKAIEKSAGIKINHIDNNLVITNN from the coding sequence ATGGAAGAGAGTAAACAACATCTTTTAGAGAATCTTTTAGAGGATACCTCATTTAAAAATTGGGTATATAAAAGAAATAGAAATGATGTAGCATTTTGGAATAAATGGATTGATGCAAATTCTGACTATGCTGAAATTGTATTTACTGCTCGGGATATCATATTGGGTATCAATTTTAAAAACAACACTCTTGAATCAGACTTTATTGAAGATAAGCTAAAAGACGTTTTATCTAAAATAGATACGAGCAAACCTGAATTTACTATTCCAACAAGAAAATCAAAATTACCAAAATACATTCTAGCAGGAGTTACTTTTTTTATAGCAACCTTACTTCTTCTTTTTTACAATTTAAAGGAAAGCAATTCATACGTAGTTCAAAAAACCGGTTTTGGAGAAACTATAAATTTAAAATTATCTGATGGTACTACTGTGGTTTTAAATGGTAATTCAGAATTAAAATATGACGAACAAAACCCTAGAAATGTATTACTTCAAGGAGAAGCTTATTTTAAAGTAAAATCTAAACCCTCTACAAAAGCAAAATTCTGGGTAACCACAACCGATCTTAAGGTTGAAGTTTTTGGTACGCATTTTAATGTAAATACTAGAGATGAAAAAACAAAAGTACTCTTAGACGAAGGGTCAATACAATTAGAGCTAAAAAATGGATCTAAGAAAAAAATGAATCCAGGAGAAATTGCTATTTATTCTAACAAAAGTGACCTCTTTTCTCATAAAAAAATTAATTCGGACATGAATTATTCTTTTTGGAGAGAAGAAACCTTTGTCTTTAATAATATTTCTCTTTTAGAAGTGATGCACTACTTAGAAAATTCTTATGGTGTTACTACAGAATTTAAAACTGAAAAATCTAAAAAAATAATACTTACTGGAGGTATTCCAAACGGAAATTTGAAAATCTGTATTAAGGCTATAGAAAAATCTGCAGGAATAAAGATCAATCATATTGACAATAACTTAGTAATTACGAACAACTAA